One Fusobacterium ulcerans DNA segment encodes these proteins:
- a CDS encoding 2-hydroxycarboxylate transporter family protein — MKEKFKLAGLEMKYFIPIVVVLAVAVALGKLPQGMLGAFPIMIAIGAILDYIGSKIPIVKDYLGGGPIVIIFVSAALVYYNLMPTKEVKIVTDFMTTQSFLDFYIAALIVGSIMGMNRKLLIKAAMGYLPVILGGVVCAILFAGVIGFISGYGFINAVFYIAIPIMGGGMGAGAVPLSQIFGQAFHRQPTELLAVMVPAVALGNALAIVSGGLLDKLGKKVPSLTGNGKLIKSQDAEMTEERKQAPLQYEELGTGLLVATSFFIFGNILSKFIPIHAYALMIISVAIAKILGLLNEHYEECCAKWYNFIMKNFTSALLVGIGIAYTSLEEVINSLSPIYILLVIATVAGAIIGTAIVGHFLNFYMIEASITAGLCMANMGGTGDVAVMSAAHRMELMPFSQISSRIGGAFMLLLTSLLVNIFI, encoded by the coding sequence ATGAAAGAAAAGTTTAAGCTGGCAGGCTTGGAAATGAAGTATTTTATTCCCATAGTCGTAGTACTTGCAGTGGCAGTAGCTCTGGGAAAGCTTCCACAAGGAATGCTTGGAGCATTTCCAATAATGATAGCTATTGGTGCTATTTTAGATTATATTGGAAGTAAAATTCCAATAGTAAAAGATTATTTGGGTGGTGGACCTATAGTTATAATATTTGTTTCAGCAGCACTAGTTTATTACAATCTCATGCCAACCAAAGAAGTAAAGATAGTCACAGATTTTATGACAACACAAAGTTTTTTGGATTTCTATATTGCAGCCTTGATAGTGGGAAGTATTATGGGAATGAACAGAAAGCTTTTGATTAAAGCAGCAATGGGATATCTTCCTGTTATTCTTGGAGGAGTAGTATGTGCAATACTTTTTGCAGGAGTGATAGGATTTATTTCTGGATATGGATTCATCAATGCAGTATTTTACATTGCTATTCCTATAATGGGAGGAGGAATGGGAGCAGGAGCAGTACCATTATCACAAATTTTCGGACAGGCTTTTCATAGACAGCCAACAGAATTACTGGCAGTAATGGTTCCAGCAGTAGCCTTGGGAAATGCTTTGGCAATAGTATCTGGAGGTTTGCTGGATAAATTAGGAAAAAAAGTTCCAAGTCTTACAGGAAATGGAAAGCTTATAAAATCTCAGGATGCTGAAATGACTGAAGAGAGAAAACAAGCTCCTCTTCAATATGAAGAGCTTGGAACAGGACTTCTTGTAGCTACATCATTCTTTATTTTTGGAAATATTTTAAGTAAATTTATACCTATTCATGCTTATGCTTTGATGATAATATCAGTAGCTATTGCAAAAATATTAGGATTATTAAATGAACATTATGAAGAATGCTGTGCTAAATGGTATAACTTTATAATGAAAAATTTTACATCAGCTTTATTGGTAGGTATAGGAATAGCCTATACAAGTCTTGAAGAAGTAATAAATTCATTGAGTCCTATATATATTTTGTTGGTTATAGCAACAGTAGCTGGAGCTATAATAGGAACAGCAATTGTTGGGCATTTTCTGAATTTCTATATGATAGAAGCTTCTATCACAGCTGGACTGTGTATGGCAAATATGGGTGGAACTGGAGATGTAGCAGTAATGTCAGCAGCTCACAGAATGGAACTTATGCCATTCTCTCAAATTTCCTCAAGAATAGGAGGAGCTTTTATGCTGCTTTTAACTTCACTTTTGGTAAATATATTTATTTAA
- the accC gene encoding acetyl-CoA carboxylase biotin carboxylase subunit — MFKKILIANRGEIAVRIIRAAKELGIKTVAVYSEADKESLHVTLADEAVCIGGISSSESYLKIPNIIAAAEITGADAIHPGYGFLSENARFGKICEMHNLTFIGPRPECIIKMGDKATARATAIENGVPITNGTGIIKSIAEAKKEVNERITYPVMIKATAGGGGKGMRIARNDEELAANIVAAQNEAESAFGNPDVYIEKFVEDPRHIEIQIMGDKHGNVIYLGERDCSIQRRHQKLIEEAPSFSLPYNIRKAMGEAAVTLAKAINYDSAGTLEFLVDKNNDFFFMEMNTRVQVEHTVTEMVTGVDIIKLQIKVAAGEKLNIAQDDVILYGHAIECRINAEDPENDFLPSPGVLTKYIVPGGNGIRVDSHSYQGYEISPYYDSMIGKLIAFGINREEAIAKMKRALSEYIIEGIDTTIPFHLEVFNNELYLEGKTSTNFIEENFSKKNN, encoded by the coding sequence ATGTTTAAAAAAATACTTATCGCTAATAGAGGAGAGATAGCAGTCAGAATCATAAGAGCAGCAAAAGAACTGGGAATAAAAACAGTTGCTGTATATTCAGAGGCTGATAAAGAAAGTCTTCATGTGACTCTTGCAGATGAGGCTGTATGTATAGGAGGAATATCAAGTTCAGAATCATATCTGAAGATACCAAACATAATAGCAGCAGCAGAGATCACAGGTGCAGATGCTATCCATCCAGGTTATGGATTCCTTTCTGAAAATGCAAGATTTGGAAAAATATGTGAAATGCATAATCTAACTTTCATTGGACCGAGACCTGAATGTATAATAAAAATGGGAGATAAGGCAACTGCTAGAGCAACTGCTATAGAAAATGGGGTTCCTATAACTAATGGAACTGGAATAATCAAAAGTATTGCAGAAGCTAAAAAAGAAGTAAATGAAAGAATAACATACCCTGTAATGATCAAAGCCACTGCTGGTGGTGGAGGAAAAGGTATGAGAATTGCCAGAAATGATGAAGAATTAGCTGCAAATATAGTAGCTGCTCAAAATGAAGCAGAATCTGCATTTGGAAATCCAGATGTATATATAGAAAAATTTGTAGAAGATCCTAGACACATAGAAATTCAGATAATGGGAGATAAGCATGGAAATGTTATCTATTTAGGTGAAAGAGACTGTTCTATTCAAAGAAGACATCAGAAGCTTATAGAAGAAGCTCCATCTTTTTCATTACCTTATAATATCAGAAAAGCTATGGGAGAGGCAGCTGTAACTCTTGCTAAAGCTATAAATTATGACTCAGCAGGAACTTTGGAATTTCTTGTTGATAAAAATAATGATTTCTTCTTTATGGAAATGAATACAAGAGTGCAGGTAGAACATACTGTAACTGAAATGGTAACAGGTGTAGATATCATAAAACTTCAAATAAAAGTGGCAGCTGGAGAAAAATTAAACATAGCTCAAGATGACGTTATATTATATGGACACGCTATTGAATGCAGAATTAATGCTGAAGATCCAGAAAATGATTTTCTTCCATCACCAGGAGTACTTACAAAATATATAGTTCCTGGAGGAAATGGAATAAGAGTAGATTCACATTCGTATCAAGGATATGAAATCAGTCCTTATTATGATTCAATGATAGGGAAATTAATAGCTTTTGGAATAAACAGAGAGGAAGCTATTGCAAAAATGAAAAGAGCCCTGAGCGAATATATAATTGAAGGAATAGATACTACTATTCCGTTTCATTTAGAAGTTTTCAACAATGAATTATATCTTGAAGGAAAAACTTCAACTAACTTCATAGAAGAGAATTTTTCTAAAAAAAATAATTAA
- a CDS encoding MgtC/SapB family protein: protein MDNFTMNLSVYEIGLRIGMAIIIGGMIGYERGHNNRPAGFRTHILVCLGAAVVSMVQDHLRINIVRFAMENGNAAQVIKTDLGRIGAQVVSGIGFLGAGTIMRDKGTIGGLTTAASIWVTGCIGLGVGWGFYSMSFLSGLAVLLVLITLKKVERRFIDDRTISKIEIEYDSEINNGMYYSNTNEIFKEFSIRVRSMKKDPNENRILYTLVIPRQYSILDLTSEFSKNKEVTSIKIIK, encoded by the coding sequence ATGGATAATTTTACTATGAACCTTAGTGTCTATGAGATAGGTTTAAGAATTGGAATGGCTATAATTATTGGTGGAATGATAGGATATGAGAGAGGGCATAATAATAGACCTGCTGGATTTAGAACTCACATACTTGTATGTTTAGGAGCAGCAGTAGTTTCTATGGTACAGGATCATCTGCGGATAAATATAGTCAGATTTGCCATGGAAAATGGAAATGCAGCTCAAGTAATAAAAACAGACTTAGGAAGAATAGGAGCACAGGTAGTTAGTGGAATAGGTTTCTTAGGTGCTGGAACTATAATGAGAGATAAGGGAACTATTGGTGGACTTACAACAGCAGCATCTATATGGGTAACAGGATGTATAGGATTGGGAGTAGGCTGGGGATTTTACAGTATGTCTTTTCTTTCAGGACTGGCAGTTCTTTTAGTTTTGATAACATTAAAAAAAGTAGAAAGAAGATTCATTGATGATAGAACAATTTCAAAAATAGAGATAGAGTATGACAGTGAAATTAATAACGGAATGTATTACTCTAATACTAATGAAATATTCAAAGAATTCAGCATAAGAGTAAGAAGTATGAAAAAAGATCCTAATGAAAATAGGATATTATATACTCTTGTTATTCCAAGACAGTATAGTATTTTAGATCTTACATCTGAATTTTCTAAGAATAAAGAAGTAACTTCAATAAAAATAATTAAATAA
- a CDS encoding Asp23/Gls24 family envelope stress response protein: MNELGNIRIADDVVKTIAAKAAGDVEGVYKLAGGVVDEVSKMLGKKRPTNGVKVEVGEKECSIEVFVIVEFGYPISEVAHEIQKSVLKAVSELSGLKVVEVNVYVQDVKIRTEGTSEEEEDTEEGL, from the coding sequence ATGAATGAATTAGGAAATATAAGAATAGCTGATGATGTAGTGAAAACAATAGCTGCGAAAGCCGCAGGAGATGTAGAAGGTGTTTACAAACTTGCTGGTGGAGTAGTAGATGAAGTTAGTAAAATGTTGGGGAAAAAAAGACCAACTAATGGTGTTAAAGTAGAAGTCGGAGAAAAAGAGTGCAGCATCGAAGTATTTGTAATCGTAGAATTTGGATATCCAATTTCAGAAGTAGCTCACGAAATTCAAAAATCTGTATTAAAAGCAGTATCTGAATTAAGTGGACTAAAAGTTGTTGAAGTGAATGTATATGTTCAAGATGTAAAAATCAGAACAGAAGGTACTTCTGAAGAAGAGGAAGATACAGAAGAAGGATTATAA
- a CDS encoding DUF2207 domain-containing protein → MKRLRKIYLIIAVFFTVFSVIFSAPSYRIDSLDITAKIQEDGSVVIEEIALYNASEINGVLYNIDAKGYGKLQSLEVFYEKNGEFVSAVNDRGTASGMYTVSVSDELYKIKLYSPMRNEKRYFGFRYVLPRGVTVYEDIAQFNRKMVGRGWQNSIRDVSVKVILPKEADKDKIHAFGHGPLTGNIEILNGREIFFTLKNYRPGEFVETNILFPKEIVSKINPSYVKKTKGYDSIMAMEGKLAEESNRERDRAVRGMILGRVVFFGGVAWWLFLMVFIYLKNGKKYKVINPYGEYFRELPDDYTPAVAGTLVSRKMYPAPTHLFATVMDLVRKDYLEMEEINEVNSKGKSIKKTILKKVREVTSELKDYEKLVFKWYINELGDGEKVVLEDVEKYVSKNLTNAKKFNANFEKWKTLVYTDMLSKGLKQDKRNKLAVTLGVITGILLFIGGMILIVIFQDPKFMLFNFLGIPLIVFSVAVNRPSKEKEEAYSRWKAFKKFLVDYSNLEEAKLASIHLWEHYFVYAIALGVAEKVAAGYKKIAALRGEDVVNLRVGRNRMSLMNTYLYSRAFRTMESSTVKAAARSMSEVAKSTRSSSSGSGGGFSRGSSGGGGGRGGGGAF, encoded by the coding sequence TTGAAAAGACTAAGAAAGATTTATTTGATTATAGCTGTATTTTTCACAGTTTTTTCGGTTATATTTTCAGCACCATCATATAGGATAGACAGTCTGGATATAACAGCTAAAATACAGGAAGATGGATCAGTGGTTATTGAAGAGATAGCTTTGTATAATGCCAGTGAAATAAATGGAGTATTATATAATATTGATGCTAAAGGATATGGGAAATTACAGTCTCTGGAAGTATTTTATGAAAAAAATGGAGAGTTTGTTTCAGCTGTAAATGATAGAGGGACAGCTTCAGGAATGTACACAGTGTCAGTAAGTGACGAGCTCTATAAGATAAAACTTTATTCTCCTATGAGAAATGAAAAAAGATATTTTGGCTTCAGGTATGTTCTTCCTAGAGGAGTAACTGTATATGAGGATATAGCTCAATTTAATAGGAAAATGGTAGGAAGAGGCTGGCAGAACAGTATAAGAGACGTTTCTGTAAAAGTGATCCTTCCTAAAGAGGCAGATAAAGATAAAATACATGCTTTTGGACATGGACCTCTCACAGGTAATATTGAAATATTAAATGGAAGAGAAATATTTTTCACATTGAAAAATTATAGACCAGGAGAGTTTGTTGAAACAAATATACTTTTTCCAAAAGAGATAGTAAGTAAAATAAATCCAAGCTATGTTAAAAAAACAAAAGGTTATGACAGTATCATGGCTATGGAAGGGAAACTAGCTGAAGAATCTAACAGAGAAAGAGACAGAGCAGTAAGAGGAATGATATTAGGCAGAGTTGTTTTCTTTGGAGGAGTAGCATGGTGGCTGTTCTTGATGGTATTTATTTATCTGAAAAATGGTAAAAAATATAAAGTGATCAATCCTTATGGAGAGTATTTTAGAGAGCTTCCAGATGATTATACTCCAGCTGTAGCAGGAACATTAGTATCAAGAAAAATGTATCCAGCTCCAACACACCTTTTTGCTACTGTAATGGATTTAGTGAGAAAAGATTATTTAGAAATGGAAGAAATAAATGAAGTTAATTCTAAAGGAAAAAGTATTAAAAAAACTATATTGAAAAAAGTAAGAGAAGTAACTTCAGAATTAAAAGATTATGAAAAATTAGTTTTTAAATGGTATATAAATGAACTTGGAGATGGAGAAAAAGTAGTTTTGGAAGATGTGGAAAAATATGTTTCTAAAAATCTTACAAATGCTAAGAAATTTAATGCTAATTTTGAAAAATGGAAAACATTGGTATATACTGATATGCTTTCTAAGGGATTAAAGCAAGATAAAAGAAATAAACTAGCTGTAACTCTCGGGGTTATAACAGGAATACTTTTATTTATTGGAGGAATGATTCTTATAGTTATATTCCAGGATCCTAAATTTATGCTGTTTAATTTCTTAGGAATACCATTAATAGTATTTTCAGTAGCAGTAAACAGACCAAGCAAAGAAAAAGAGGAAGCTTATTCAAGATGGAAAGCTTTTAAGAAATTCCTTGTAGATTACAGTAATTTAGAAGAGGCGAAGTTAGCTTCAATACATTTGTGGGAACATTATTTTGTATATGCAATAGCTCTTGGAGTAGCTGAGAAGGTAGCAGCAGGATACAAGAAAATAGCTGCACTAAGAGGAGAAGATGTTGTAAATCTGAGAGTTGGAAGAAATAGAATGTCTCTTATGAATACATATCTTTACAGCAGAGCTTTCAGAACTATGGAAAGTTCAACAGTAAAAGCAGCAGCTCGTTCTATGAGTGAAGTTGCAAAATCTACAAGATCTTCTTCAAGCGGCAGCGGCGGTGGATTCAGCAGAGGATCTTCTGGCGGCGGTGGAGGCCGTGGTGGTGGAGGAGCATTCTAA
- a CDS encoding 2-hydroxycarboxylate transporter family protein, which translates to MKEKFKLAGLEMKYFIPVVLVLTAAVALGKLPKGMLGAFPIMIAIGAILDYIGNKTPIVKDYLGGGPIVIIFVSAALVYYNIIPANETKIIKDFMTTQSFLDFYIAALIVGSIMGMNRKLLIKAAMGYLPVIIGGVTVSILLTGVIGAISGYGFVNAVFYIAIPIMGGGMGAGAVPLSQIFGQALNKQPTELLAVMVPAVALGNALAIVAAGLLDKLGKRFPSLTGNGKLLKTQDAEMTEERKHTPLQYEELGMGLLIATSFFIFGNTLSKFIPIHAYALMIISVAIAKIFGLVNEYYEECCAKWFNFIMKNFTSALLVGIGVAYTSLKEVIEAFSPIYLLLVAATVIGAIIGTAIVGHLIGFYVIEGSITAGLCMANMGGTGDVAVMSAAHRMELMPFSQISSRIGGAFMLLLTSLLINIFV; encoded by the coding sequence ATGAAAGAAAAATTTAAATTGGCAGGGTTGGAGATGAAGTATTTTATCCCTGTAGTTCTGGTGCTTACAGCAGCAGTAGCATTAGGAAAGCTTCCAAAAGGGATGCTTGGAGCATTTCCTATAATGATAGCCATTGGAGCTATCTTGGATTATATTGGGAATAAAACTCCAATAGTAAAAGATTATCTTGGTGGAGGACCTATAGTTATAATATTTGTTTCAGCAGCATTGGTTTATTACAATATAATACCAGCTAACGAAACAAAAATAATTAAAGATTTTATGACTACACAAAGTTTCCTTGATTTCTATATTGCAGCATTGATAGTAGGAAGCATCATGGGAATGAACAGAAAACTTTTAATCAAAGCAGCAATGGGATATCTTCCAGTTATCATTGGGGGAGTAACAGTTTCAATACTTCTTACTGGTGTAATTGGAGCTATTTCTGGATATGGTTTTGTAAATGCCGTATTTTATATTGCTATCCCTATAATGGGAGGAGGAATGGGAGCAGGAGCAGTACCATTATCACAAATCTTTGGTCAGGCTCTTAACAAACAGCCGACAGAACTATTGGCAGTAATGGTTCCAGCAGTAGCATTGGGAAATGCTTTGGCAATAGTAGCAGCAGGATTATTGGATAAGTTAGGAAAAAGATTCCCAAGTCTTACAGGAAATGGAAAACTTTTAAAAACTCAAGATGCTGAAATGACTGAAGAAAGAAAACATACACCTCTTCAATATGAAGAACTTGGAATGGGGCTTCTTATAGCTACATCATTCTTTATTTTTGGAAATACTTTAAGTAAATTTATACCTATTCATGCTTATGCTTTGATGATAATATCAGTGGCAATTGCAAAAATATTTGGACTGGTTAATGAATATTATGAAGAATGCTGTGCTAAATGGTTTAACTTTATAATGAAAAACTTTACATCAGCTCTATTAGTAGGAATAGGAGTAGCTTATACAAGTCTTAAAGAAGTAATAGAAGCTTTCAGTCCTATATATCTTTTATTAGTTGCAGCTACAGTAATTGGAGCTATTATAGGAACAGCAATTGTTGGACATTTGATAGGATTCTATGTAATAGAAGGATCTATTACAGCTGGATTATGTATGGCAAATATGGGTGGAACTGGAGACGTGGCAGTAATGTCAGCAGCTCACAGAATGGAACTTATGCCATTCTCTCAAATTTCTTCAAGAATAGGAGGGGCTTTTATGCTGCTCTTAACCTCACTCTTGATAAATATATTTGTATAA
- a CDS encoding DUF2273 domain-containing protein, giving the protein MLAEMLEKLLVSLVNNWKKYLGCFIGFVLGILLVEYGLPKTVFIIVLSIVGYKMGDTTLIKKLKKFILEKIKED; this is encoded by the coding sequence ATGTTAGCTGAAATGCTTGAAAAGTTGTTAGTGTCCCTTGTAAATAACTGGAAAAAATATCTAGGATGTTTTATAGGATTTGTTTTAGGGATTCTCCTTGTAGAATATGGTCTGCCTAAAACGGTTTTTATAATAGTTCTAAGTATTGTAGGATATAAAATGGGAGATACAACACTTATAAAAAAATTAAAAAAATTTATATTAGAGAAAATAAAAGAGGATTAG
- a CDS encoding LemA family protein has protein sequence MLFLIIVIVLLVLLTVSYQNKFVKLHERVKNSWSQIDVQLQKRVDLIPNLVETVKGYATHEKETLDAVISARTRYTTASTVDEKMKASGELSGLLSRLMMVSESYPDLKANVNFMDLQKQLKDIEDKIGYARQFYNDTVTSYNQSIKMIPGSIFAGIFKFTEEPLFKADEGAKEAPKVKF, from the coding sequence ATGCTGTTTCTTATAATTGTAATTGTTTTATTAGTTCTTTTAACTGTGTCTTATCAAAATAAATTTGTCAAACTTCATGAAAGAGTAAAAAACTCTTGGAGCCAGATAGATGTCCAGCTTCAAAAAAGAGTGGATTTAATTCCTAACTTAGTGGAAACTGTAAAAGGATATGCAACACATGAGAAAGAAACACTGGATGCTGTAATTTCAGCAAGAACTCGTTATACAACTGCTTCTACAGTGGATGAAAAAATGAAGGCCAGTGGAGAGTTAAGTGGTCTTTTAAGCAGATTGATGATGGTATCAGAAAGCTATCCTGATCTTAAAGCAAATGTTAATTTTATGGATCTACAAAAACAGCTGAAAGATATAGAAGATAAAATAGGTTATGCCCGTCAATTTTATAATGACACTGTTACATCATATAACCAGAGTATAAAAATGATACCTGGAAGTATTTTTGCAGGAATCTTTAAATTTACAGAAGAGCCTTTATTTAAAGCTGATGAAGGAGCAAAAGAGGCACCTAAAGTTAAGTTTTAA
- a CDS encoding carboxypeptidase M32 — protein sequence MKKEVKRFRELIKEKKLIDSSLGILQWDLETTTPRKGKELLSEMVGYLSMKSYDIVTSEEFLNLVKFLKANEKELDDIQRKEIDDMAEEIEKISKIPPHEYQEYSELAAKTQGVWEEAKAKNDFSMFKENLKKIFEFNIKFAEYQGKKDKKIYDIILDEYEKGMDTEKLDEFFSALRGEIVPLLKKIMEKNKNSKISCINRTVNIDEQKKFNRFLSEYLGFDFNRGVTAESEHPFTLNLDKNDVRLTTKYIENAPFSSIFSTIHETGHGIYEQQVGDDLQGTTLATGGSMGLHESQSRFYENMIGRSMSFWKGIYDKNIDVFPVLKEINIDELYREINRVEPSFIRTEADELTYSLHIMIRYEIEKGIINGEIEIDDLPEVWNKKMEEYLGVVPETDRDGVLQDVHWACGLIGYFPSYALGNVYAAQLYNTMKKDMDVNSHLENGKLDRIKGWLRDRIHIYGKLRETAELIQEITGEELEPKYYIEYLKEKYSKIYDLD from the coding sequence ATGAAAAAAGAAGTGAAAAGATTTAGAGAACTGATTAAAGAGAAAAAACTTATTGATTCATCGCTGGGAATACTACAATGGGACTTGGAGACAACTACTCCAAGAAAAGGAAAGGAGCTCCTTTCTGAAATGGTAGGATACCTAAGTATGAAAAGTTATGATATAGTTACTTCAGAAGAGTTCTTGAACCTTGTAAAATTTTTAAAAGCAAATGAGAAGGAATTGGATGATATTCAAAGAAAAGAAATAGATGATATGGCAGAAGAGATAGAAAAGATAAGTAAAATACCTCCTCATGAATATCAGGAATATTCAGAATTGGCTGCTAAAACCCAAGGAGTATGGGAAGAGGCAAAAGCTAAAAATGATTTTAGTATGTTTAAAGAAAATTTAAAAAAGATATTTGAATTTAATATAAAATTTGCAGAATATCAAGGAAAGAAAGACAAAAAAATATATGATATAATTTTAGATGAATATGAAAAAGGAATGGATACAGAAAAATTAGATGAATTTTTTAGTGCATTGAGGGGAGAAATAGTCCCTCTTCTAAAAAAGATAATGGAAAAAAATAAAAATAGTAAAATATCTTGTATAAATAGAACAGTAAATATTGATGAGCAGAAAAAATTTAATAGATTTTTGAGTGAATATTTGGGATTTGATTTTAACAGAGGAGTAACAGCTGAAAGTGAACATCCTTTTACACTGAATTTGGATAAGAATGATGTAAGGCTGACTACTAAATATATAGAGAATGCACCTTTCTCTTCAATATTCAGTACTATTCATGAAACAGGACATGGAATATATGAACAGCAAGTGGGAGATGACTTGCAGGGAACTACTTTAGCTACTGGGGGTTCTATGGGATTACATGAATCTCAGTCAAGATTTTATGAAAATATGATAGGAAGAAGCATGAGTTTCTGGAAAGGAATATATGATAAGAATATAGATGTATTTCCAGTTCTTAAAGAGATAAATATAGATGAACTTTATAGAGAAATAAATAGAGTAGAACCTTCTTTTATAAGAACAGAGGCAGATGAACTTACATATTCACTTCATATAATGATAAGATATGAAATAGAAAAAGGAATAATCAATGGAGAAATAGAAATCGATGATCTTCCAGAAGTATGGAATAAAAAGATGGAGGAATATCTGGGAGTAGTACCAGAGACAGATAGAGATGGAGTATTGCAGGATGTTCACTGGGCATGCGGACTTATAGGATATTTTCCATCTTATGCACTTGGAAATGTATACGCAGCTCAACTATATAATACTATGAAAAAGGATATGGATGTAAATTCTCATCTTGAAAATGGTAAGCTGGATAGAATAAAAGGATGGCTGAGAGACAGAATACATATTTATGGAAAATTGAGAGAAACAGCTGAACTTATTCAAGAGATAACAGGAGAGGAACTTGAACCAAAATACTATATAGAATATTTAAAAGAAAAGTATTCAAAAATATATGATCTTGATTAA
- the nusB gene encoding transcription antitermination factor NusB: protein MSRRLAREELFKLVFEGEIKEENTKDILESYLKREEVLQNENEITFIKKYMNGIAENNDRILKTIEEKITGWSFERIGNVEKALLKISVYEILCEDTPHEIVINEAVELAKMYGDEKTSEFINGVLAKVVNS, encoded by the coding sequence ATGAGTAGAAGATTAGCGAGGGAAGAGTTATTTAAATTAGTATTTGAAGGAGAAATAAAAGAGGAAAATACTAAGGATATATTGGAAAGTTATTTGAAGAGAGAAGAAGTTCTTCAAAATGAAAATGAGATAACTTTTATTAAAAAATATATGAATGGAATAGCTGAAAATAATGATAGGATCTTAAAAACAATAGAAGAAAAGATAACAGGATGGAGCTTTGAAAGAATAGGTAATGTAGAAAAAGCTCTTTTAAAAATTTCTGTTTATGAGATCTTATGTGAAGACACACCTCACGAAATAGTTATAAATGAAGCAGTAGAGCTTGCAAAAATGTATGGAGATGAAAAAACATCTGAATTCATAAATGGAGTTCTAGCTAAGGTAGTTAATAGCTAA
- the amaP gene encoding alkaline shock response membrane anchor protein AmaP, whose amino-acid sequence MTNKFLFFLGWIGIFILSITGIVCIVMPDFIVKFNPLDSTKTNVAIVVICVAYFLLCILKLFSMFEKTGDYEIKTENGKVTISAASVTNFVKEMLSRDKDVEGVKVFTGKRGRKFFVKIKLDMLTDGNIAEKTASIQDGLRKRLADKMGLEVDTVEVQISKLSIKSQDTSEE is encoded by the coding sequence ATGACTAATAAATTTCTTTTTTTTCTGGGGTGGATAGGAATATTTATACTATCAATCACTGGAATAGTATGTATTGTAATGCCGGATTTTATTGTAAAATTTAATCCATTGGATTCGACAAAAACTAATGTTGCTATTGTTGTTATATGTGTAGCGTACTTTCTGCTTTGTATCTTAAAGCTTTTCTCTATGTTTGAAAAAACTGGGGACTATGAAATAAAAACAGAAAATGGGAAAGTAACTATATCAGCAGCTTCTGTTACAAATTTTGTAAAAGAAATGCTTTCTAGAGATAAAGATGTAGAAGGAGTTAAAGTTTTTACAGGAAAAAGAGGAAGAAAATTCTTTGTAAAAATAAAACTTGATATGCTTACAGATGGAAATATTGCTGAAAAGACTGCTTCTATTCAAGATGGATTGAGAAAAAGATTAGCTGATAAGATGGGACTGGAAGTTGATACTGTAGAAGTACAAATTTCTAAACTGTCAATAAAATCTCAAGATACTTCAGAAGAATAG
- a CDS encoding thermonuclease family protein has translation MRKIMFAIFIFSLSIIAVAVSGKVIRVSDGDTILIQSGSQKIRVRMYGIDAPELKQKYGEESKKYLEKRIMDKNVDIKVINQDQYGRKVGKVFYKNKDINLEMLETGNAWFYEYHAKHEKDYRKAFKNAKEQKLGLWKDKNPQNPRNFRLDHRREG, from the coding sequence ATGAGAAAAATAATGTTTGCAATATTCATATTTTCTTTGAGTATAATAGCTGTAGCTGTCAGTGGAAAAGTAATCAGAGTATCTGATGGAGATACTATTTTAATTCAGTCTGGAAGTCAAAAGATAAGAGTAAGAATGTATGGAATAGATGCTCCTGAATTAAAACAGAAATATGGAGAGGAATCTAAAAAATATTTAGAAAAAAGAATAATGGATAAAAATGTTGATATAAAAGTAATAAATCAAGATCAATATGGAAGAAAAGTAGGAAAAGTATTTTATAAAAATAAAGATATAAATTTAGAAATGTTGGAAACAGGAAATGCATGGTTTTATGAGTATCATGCTAAACATGAAAAAGATTATAGAAAAGCGTTTAAAAATGCTAAGGAACAAAAATTAGGATTATGGAAGGATAAAAATCCACAAAATCCTAGAAACTTTAGATTAGATCATAGAAGAGAGGGCTAG